The following coding sequences lie in one Populus nigra chromosome 15, ddPopNigr1.1, whole genome shotgun sequence genomic window:
- the LOC133673834 gene encoding uncharacterized protein LOC133673834, translating to MGDFCIKEEISDIPSSRHQFDHPSSECGLLERHGCQIKHVAHNDAVNNVSLFVDSVGSPSSLDDIFTCLLTLTTYLRRRLVHFIENLIYQDVNGYSESFVASSSGPHSHSPGHNIYRSNVEGFSLFSEHHIANKSPEIHRTREAEVREELLVNTRYEARTGCSHRGVSLIIQGLMLPLFGLRLAWRLALASWRCSLYYIRCTQAQVLSITSRVRKTLHGSSDDIGWLQHTRDMAPVEDGTVRFLELLEKIRNGEHNLPNSFVYLLIPGLFSNHGPLYFVGTKRFFSKMGLACHIAKIHSEASVEHNAWELKQYIEELYWGSGKRVMLLGHSKGGVDAAAALSIYSSDLKNKVAGLALVQSPYAGTPIASDILREGQIADKETRRIMELLICKIIKGDIRALEDLTYDKRREFISKHQLPKEIPLISFHSEASIAPGVLATMTHIAHAELPWLPLPKFGSEESDDFRAGHQVPVVIPVSAAMAVCALHLQLRYGEKSDGLVTCRDAEVPGSVVVRPDRKLDHAWMVYSSRKKDPREPDSCEMCEALLTMLVEFGKMKQERDVSGAF from the exons ATGGGAGATTTTTGTATCAAAGAAGAAATTAGTGATATCCCTTCAAGT AGGCACCAGTTTGATCATCCATCAAGTGAATGTGGCCTACTAGAAAGACATGGTTGCCAAATAAAGCATGTG GCACATAATGATGCTGTGAATAACGTGAGTCTTTTTGTTGATTCTGTTGGATCGCCCTCATCATTGGATGACATTTTTACCTGCCTCTTAACATTGACTACATATTTAAGGCGTCGACTGGTTCATTTTATTG AGAATCTTATATACCAAGATGTCAATGGATACTCTGAGAGTTTTGTGGCCAGTTCTTCTGGACCGCATTCACATTCTCCAGGACACAACATCTATAGATCTAATGTCGAAggtttttcattgttttctgaACATCATATTGCTAATAAGAGTCCTGAAATCCACAGAACAAGAGAGGCAGAAGTCAGGGAAGAGTTACTTGTAAATACGAGATACGAAGCTAGAACTGGTTGCAGTCATCGAGGTGTTTCATTAATTATTCAAGG GTTGATGCTCCCATTGTTTGGTTTACGACTTGCCTGGAGGTTGGCATTGGCCTCCTGGAGATGTTCACTTTATTATATCAGATGTACGCAAGCTCAAGTTCTTAG CATTACATCTCGTGTTCGCAAAACTTTGCATGGTTCGTCAGATGATATTGGATGGCTACAGCATACACGTGACATGGCTCCAGTGGAGGATGGTACAGTTAGATTCTTAGAGCTGCTTGAGAAAATAAG GAATGGAGAGCACAACCTTCCGAActcatttgtttatttattaataccAG GCCTTTTTAGTAATCACGGCCCCCTGTATTTTGTGGGTACTAAGAGATTCTTTTCTAAGATGGGTCTAGCTTGCCACATTGCAAAAATTCACAGTGAG GCATCAGTGGAGCATAATGCATGGGAGCTGAAGCAATATATTGAGGAGCTATATTGGGGTTCAGGCAAGCGTGTGATGCTGCTTGGGCACAGCAAGGGTGGGGTTGATGCTGCAGCTGCGTTGTCGATATACTCTTCTGACTTGAAAAACAAAGTTGCTGGACTGGCATTGGTACAGAGTCCATATGCTGGAACCCCCATAGCTTCTGACATTCTTCGTGAAGGCCAGATTGCTGACAAAGAAACTCGGAGGATCATGGAGCTTTTGATCTGCAAAATAATTAAG GGTGACATACGAGCATTGGAGGATCTCACGTATGATAAGCGGAGGGAATTCATCTCAAAGCACCAGCTTCCAAAGGAAATTCCTCTTATCTCTTTCCACTCGGAAGCAAGCATTGCTCCAGGTGTCCTTGCAACAATGACTCACATAGCACACGCAGAACTTCCTTGGCTTCCCCTCCCAAAGTTTGGGAGCGAGGAATCTGATGACTTCCGAGCAGGACACCAGGTGCCAGTAGTGATTCCCGTATCTGCTGCTATGGCTGTGTGCGCACTCCACTTGCAGCTTAGGTATGGAGAGAAGAGTGATGGGTTAGTGACATGCCGTGATGCTGAAGTTCCAGGTTCAGTTGTAGTCAGGCCAGATAGGAAGCTGGATCATGCTTGGATGGTTTACTCTTCAAGAAAGAAGGATCCTAGGGAACCTGATTCTTGTGAAATGTGCGAGGCTCTTTTGACTATGCTGGTGGAGTTTGGCAAGATGAAGCAAGAAAGAGATGTCTCCGGTGCCTTTTAA